In Citrus sinensis cultivar Valencia sweet orange chromosome 3, DVS_A1.0, whole genome shotgun sequence, the sequence CTTAACCTTTCTGCTGATAAATCAATTCGAATAATGGGTCCTCCTGCTCGGCTATGTCAAGTGTGCAACGAAGCTCAATCTAAGTACAAATGCCCCAATTGTTTTACTCCTTAGTAAGCTCACCattaatctttatttattgatttatttatttgggcAGAAGCACTTGCAATttatttactctttttttttttttctttccttcttgCTTGCAGCTGTTCTCTAGTCTGTTTTAAGAACCACAAAGGTATTTCTCGTTTACTTAGATTTATCTTTTGATGCAGCAAGCTTAGAGCTTTGAAACTAATAGAGAAAAACATTTTAGGTGTAATCGCTGTCGCTTTGAAATAGCGATGTAATATAAAGTCTTTGTATGTGCAATTGTTTCCATATAATTGTTTCTGTGACCTTTTTATCGTGCTACTTGTTAAGGGAACTAATGCGAGTGTAATGCTTAACTCAGAAACCCCTTGCGCCAAACCAGAACCTACAGAGGAAAAACCAAGTAAGTGGTTTGTTAACTAAATCAATTACCTGATTCAAGAGTTTTAATTGctgaataaattatatatgtgtatgtTAAGAATTCCTGTGATCATTATTCATTAATCTTTAGTTCTGTATTAATGAATTCTCTATATAATGGTTGTTTGATggtttgtatttattttgatggtAAGGGCACGTTATCTTTTCTCTTCTGTTGCTCATGTACGAATGGGCTTGCTGATGGTTCCCAGTTGCTAGATAAATCGAAGAACCCCATGTTTTCTCAATCCCCACATTCTTGATTCTTGTAGTAATATACCCCTTCATGTATATATGGGCACCAATATTTGACAATTACCttggtttttcaaattattcatttaaaaaatgaggCATCTGACAATTTGACACTTTTTTGAGAAACTAGTATTCATCAGCTGACATTTAATGGTAAACTTTGTCATCTGAGGAAACagtatacaaaagaaaaaagttccTTCGTGGTTCTTGACATAGGCAAAGTGACATTTTGTAGTCTTGATTTTCAAGACATTGAATAATTGTCCAATGCCTGATTATCCTATTTCTAGCAATCACCAGGATTCAAGAACCATTATTTTTATCAGATTTAACTTGTTCATGTATGCTGATGATTTTCATGTTTATGATGCAAGCATAATTCCCTGAGCATTCAcatagttttaatttcttggcTTTCATGCTTGTCAGTTTTTCCAGAATCGCCTGTAGAAAGGTCATTGAATGCTGATGAACCAA encodes:
- the LOC102622371 gene encoding uncharacterized protein LOC102622371 isoform X1, with translation MGPPARLCQVCNEAQSKYKCPNCFTPYCSLVCFKNHKETPCAKPEPTEEKPIFPESPVERSLNADEPSQVLQKEQLESIASSSEIRDALQDESLQKLILGIDSSSNPEIELDKAMEVEAFRTFTDKILASISP